The following proteins come from a genomic window of Natrinema saccharevitans:
- a CDS encoding 30S ribosomal protein S14 gives MSESETEADDDRTGEHAAKRTGQIESCQRCGREQGLVGKYDINLCRQCFREIAREMGFRKYR, from the coding sequence ATGAGTGAAAGCGAAACAGAAGCGGACGACGACCGCACGGGCGAGCACGCCGCAAAGCGGACGGGACAGATCGAGTCCTGTCAGCGCTGTGGTCGCGAGCAAGGACTCGTCGGCAAGTACGACATCAATCTCTGCCGGCAGTGCTTCCGCGAGATCGCCCGCGAGATGGGATTCAGGAAGTATCGATAA
- a CDS encoding 30S ribosomal protein S8, whose translation MTGNDPLSNALSGLDNAESVGHLTHEVTPASNEIGSVLEVFYDRGYIDGFEYVDDGKAGHFEVELKGAINECGPIKPRYAVGAEDFEKWEKRYLPARDFGALVVTTSSGIMSHYEAREQGIGGQVIAYVY comes from the coding sequence ATGACCGGAAACGATCCACTCAGCAACGCGCTCTCGGGACTCGACAACGCCGAGAGCGTGGGTCATCTCACCCACGAGGTAACGCCCGCCTCGAACGAGATCGGCAGCGTACTCGAGGTCTTCTACGACCGCGGGTACATCGACGGCTTCGAGTACGTCGACGACGGCAAAGCCGGTCACTTCGAGGTCGAACTGAAAGGAGCGATCAACGAGTGCGGCCCCATCAAGCCCCGCTACGCCGTTGGCGCTGAAGACTTCGAGAAGTGGGAGAAGCGCTATCTCCCGGCTCGAGACTTCGGTGCGCTCGTCGTCACGACGAGCAGTGGCATCATGAGCCACTACGAGGCACGCGAGCAGGGTATTGGGGGCCAGGTGATCGCATACGTCTACTAA
- a CDS encoding 50S ribosomal protein L6 has translation MRVELEIPENVTVEVDRFDVTVEGPEGTVSRRLWYPDVTVETDDDQVVIESGAEDAKTNSTVGTFESHITNAFHGVTEGWEYEMEVFYSHFPMQVRVEGEEVVIENFLGEKAPRRTTIHGETEVTVDDEQLVLSGPSKEDVGQTAADIEQLTKVSGKDTRIFQDGVYITNKPAKGGA, from the coding sequence ATGCGAGTTGAACTGGAAATCCCCGAAAACGTAACCGTCGAGGTCGATCGGTTCGACGTGACCGTCGAAGGTCCGGAAGGCACCGTTTCGCGGCGCCTCTGGTACCCCGACGTGACCGTCGAGACAGACGACGACCAGGTGGTCATCGAAAGCGGTGCCGAGGACGCGAAGACGAACTCGACCGTCGGCACCTTCGAGAGCCACATCACCAACGCCTTCCACGGCGTGACCGAGGGCTGGGAGTACGAGATGGAGGTCTTCTACTCTCACTTCCCGATGCAGGTCCGCGTGGAGGGCGAGGAGGTCGTCATCGAGAACTTCCTCGGCGAAAAGGCACCGCGACGAACGACTATCCACGGTGAGACGGAGGTTACCGTCGACGACGAGCAGCTCGTCCTGTCCGGCCCCAGCAAGGAAGACGTCGGACAGACGGCGGCGGACATCGAGCAGCTGACGAAGGTCAGCGGCAAGGACACCCGTATCTTCCAGGACGGGGTCTACATCACCAACAAACCCGCCAAGGGAGGTGCCTGA
- a CDS encoding 50S ribosomal protein L32e: MADDEPQELEDISGVGASKADALRDAGFESIQDVKEADQDDLAEADGVGNALAARIKADVGDLEVTEETEAEIEDEGAEEAEPEEDVETELQPRGLTEKTPDLSEDEERLLNRRKKEGKPQFNRQDYHKKKRTPESWRRPRGTLSKQRRGVKGKGPKVQAGYRTPTEVRGKHPSGFEEVYVENTDDLEGVDGDREAVRIASAVGARKRERIEEQAEEQGVRVLNPTYEEVEVESDD, encoded by the coding sequence ATGGCAGACGACGAACCCCAGGAACTCGAGGACATCAGCGGCGTCGGCGCGAGCAAGGCAGACGCACTACGCGACGCCGGCTTCGAGTCCATCCAGGACGTCAAGGAAGCCGATCAGGACGACCTCGCCGAGGCCGACGGCGTCGGAAACGCGCTCGCGGCCCGTATCAAGGCTGACGTCGGTGACCTCGAGGTCACCGAGGAGACCGAGGCCGAGATCGAAGACGAAGGTGCAGAAGAAGCGGAGCCGGAGGAAGACGTCGAAACCGAACTGCAGCCCCGCGGGCTGACCGAGAAGACGCCCGACCTCTCCGAGGACGAGGAGCGACTCCTCAACCGACGGAAAAAGGAGGGGAAGCCGCAGTTCAACCGGCAGGACTACCACAAGAAAAAGCGGACGCCGGAGTCCTGGCGTCGACCCCGCGGCACGCTGTCCAAGCAGCGCCGCGGCGTCAAGGGCAAGGGCCCGAAGGTCCAGGCCGGCTACCGTACGCCGACGGAAGTCCGCGGAAAGCACCCCAGCGGCTTCGAGGAAGTCTACGTCGAGAACACGGACGACCTCGAGGGTGTCGACGGCGACCGCGAGGCGGTCCGGATCGCCTCGGCGGTCGGCGCGCGCAAGCGCGAACGCATCGAGGAACAGGCCGAGGAACAGGGCGTCCGCGTCCTGAACCCGACCTACGAGGAAGTCGAGGTGGAATCAGATGACTGA
- a CDS encoding 50S ribosomal protein L19e has translation MTDLSAQKRLAADVLDVGENRVWLDPDAQGDIAEAITRDEIRELVDEGRIQADEPSGNSRGRARERNAKRAYGHQKGQGKRRGKKGARQNEKDEWQDKIRAQRRKLRELRDKGELSPTQYRELYKKAGGGEFRSVRYLLNYIDDNYGDQ, from the coding sequence ATGACTGATCTCTCCGCACAGAAGCGACTGGCCGCCGACGTCTTGGACGTCGGCGAGAACCGCGTCTGGCTCGACCCTGACGCCCAGGGCGACATCGCCGAAGCGATCACCCGCGACGAGATCCGCGAACTCGTCGACGAGGGTCGCATTCAGGCCGACGAACCCTCGGGCAACTCCCGCGGTCGCGCCCGCGAGCGCAACGCGAAACGCGCCTACGGCCACCAGAAGGGCCAGGGCAAGCGCCGCGGCAAGAAAGGCGCCCGCCAGAACGAGAAAGACGAGTGGCAGGACAAGATTCGCGCACAGCGTCGGAAGCTGCGTGAACTCCGCGACAAGGGCGAACTCTCGCCCACGCAGTACCGCGAGCTCTACAAGAAGGCTGGCGGCGGGGAGTTCCGTAGCGTCCGGTACCTGTTGAACTACATCGACGACAACTACGGTGACCAATAA
- a CDS encoding 50S ribosomal protein L18: MATGPRYKVPMRRRREVRTDYHQRLRLLKSGKPRLVARKSNKHTTAQLITPGPQGDETLASAHSSDLEEYGWDAPTSNISAAYLTGLLAGQRAVEAGIEEAVLDIGLNTATPGNKVFAVQEGAIDAGLDIPHNDSVLADWSRTRGEHIAEYAEQLDEPLYSGEFDATDLPEHFDEVREEILE, encoded by the coding sequence ATGGCGACAGGACCACGATACAAAGTACCGATGCGGCGTCGCCGTGAGGTCCGGACGGACTACCACCAGAGGTTGCGCCTGCTGAAATCGGGCAAGCCCCGCCTCGTCGCTCGCAAGAGCAACAAGCATACTACGGCGCAGCTGATCACTCCCGGACCTCAGGGAGACGAGACGCTCGCAAGCGCACACTCGAGCGATCTCGAGGAGTACGGTTGGGACGCACCCACGAGCAACATTTCGGCGGCGTATCTGACCGGCCTGCTGGCCGGCCAGCGAGCCGTCGAGGCCGGGATCGAGGAAGCAGTGCTGGACATCGGCCTCAACACCGCGACGCCTGGCAACAAGGTGTTTGCGGTACAGGAGGGCGCGATCGATGCCGGCCTCGATATCCCGCACAACGACAGCGTACTGGCGGACTGGTCGCGCACCCGCGGCGAACACATCGCCGAGTACGCCGAGCAGCTAGACGAACCGCTCTACAGCGGCGAGTTCGACGCGACTGACCTCCCCGAACACTTCGACGAGGTACGTGAGGAGATCCTAGAATGA
- a CDS encoding 30S ribosomal protein S5, with product MSGNNYNDGGWEPVTRLGRMVQEGDIETMEDALNSGLPLKEPELVDQLLPGLEDEVLDINMVQRMTDSGRRVKFRCVVAVGNRDGFIGYAEGRDDQVGSAIQKAIGIAKLNMIQVPRGSGSWEDRSDRPHSLTRRTTGKAGSVEVELIPAPEGLGLAASDTVRHVLELAGIENAWTKSHGNTRTTVNLAKATYNALENASQSRHPRRRPDREEAEVSE from the coding sequence ATGAGTGGAAACAACTACAACGACGGCGGATGGGAACCGGTTACCCGTCTCGGCCGAATGGTTCAGGAGGGCGACATCGAGACGATGGAGGACGCCCTCAACTCGGGCCTCCCGCTGAAGGAGCCCGAACTCGTCGACCAGCTCCTCCCCGGACTGGAAGACGAGGTGCTGGACATCAACATGGTCCAGCGGATGACCGACTCCGGGCGACGCGTGAAGTTCCGCTGTGTCGTCGCCGTCGGCAACCGCGACGGCTTCATCGGCTACGCGGAAGGCCGCGACGACCAGGTCGGCTCCGCCATCCAGAAGGCCATCGGTATCGCGAAGCTGAACATGATCCAGGTGCCCCGCGGCTCGGGGTCCTGGGAGGACCGTTCGGACCGGCCACACTCGCTGACCCGACGGACGACCGGCAAAGCCGGTTCCGTCGAGGTCGAACTCATCCCCGCCCCCGAAGGGCTGGGGCTGGCCGCCAGCGACACCGTCCGTCACGTCCTCGAGCTGGCCGGTATCGAGAACGCCTGGACGAAGAGCCACGGCAACACCCGAACGACGGTCAACCTCGCGAAAGCGACCTACAACGCACTCGAGAACGCCTCGCAGTCGCGGCATCCGCGCCGTCGACCCGACCGCGAGGAAGCCGAGGTGAGTGAGTGA
- the rpmD gene encoding 50S ribosomal protein L30, which yields MKAIVQVRGEVNRQEDVQDTLEMLNIHSVNHCALVPETDAYEGMVAKVNDYVAHGEPDADVLETLLAKRAEPLEGDQSDVDEAWLADNTEYDGFGVLADALLAEETTLRDEGLSPTLRLHPPRGGHEGIKKPTVEGGQLGKHTTGEINDLLESMR from the coding sequence ATGAAAGCGATCGTGCAGGTTCGCGGCGAAGTGAACCGACAGGAAGACGTTCAGGACACGCTGGAGATGCTCAACATCCACAGCGTCAACCACTGCGCGCTCGTCCCCGAAACCGACGCCTACGAGGGGATGGTCGCGAAGGTCAACGACTACGTCGCCCACGGCGAACCCGACGCCGACGTCCTCGAGACGCTGCTCGCGAAGCGAGCCGAACCCCTCGAGGGCGACCAGTCCGATGTCGACGAGGCGTGGCTGGCCGACAACACCGAGTACGACGGCTTCGGTGTACTGGCCGACGCGCTCCTTGCGGAGGAGACGACGCTTCGTGACGAGGGACTGTCACCGACGCTTCGACTTCACCCGCCGCGGGGAGGTCACGAGGGTATCAAGAAGCCGACCGTCGAGGGCGGCCAACTCGGAAAGCATACAACAGGGGAGATTAACGACCTCCTAGAATCGATGCGATAA
- a CDS encoding uL15m family ribosomal protein — protein sequence MTSKKRRQRGSRTHSGGSHKNRRGAGHRGGRGRAGRSKHEFHNYEPKGKHGFKRPHDIRETVAEIDVQKLDEDAILYVAEDLAEETDGGYELDARDIVEDGHEVDKVKVLGSGQVRNELTVTADAFSDAAREKLEAAGGDAVLTERAQEADDADTEQDEE from the coding sequence ATGACGAGCAAAAAACGACGCCAGCGCGGATCGCGGACCCACAGCGGCGGTTCCCACAAGAATCGACGCGGTGCGGGCCATCGCGGTGGCCGCGGCCGTGCCGGGCGCAGCAAACACGAGTTCCACAACTACGAACCGAAGGGCAAACACGGCTTCAAGCGACCTCACGACATCCGCGAGACGGTCGCGGAGATCGACGTCCAGAAGCTAGACGAGGACGCGATCCTCTACGTCGCGGAGGACCTCGCCGAAGAGACCGACGGCGGCTACGAACTCGACGCTCGCGATATCGTCGAGGACGGCCACGAGGTGGACAAGGTGAAGGTCCTCGGCTCGGGGCAGGTCCGCAACGAGCTGACCGTGACGGCCGACGCTTTCTCCGACGCCGCACGCGAGAAGCTCGAGGCCGCCGGCGGCGACGCGGTCCTCACCGAGCGCGCACAGGAAGCGGACGACGCCGACACCGAACAGGACGAGGAGTAA
- the secY gene encoding preprotein translocase subunit SecY → MGWKEAAEPVLTRMPAVRRPEGHVPFKRKLMWTAGILMLYFFLTNVTLLGLQSGGANDLFGEFRAILAGSQGSVLQVGIGPIVTASIVLQLLGGANLLGLDTDDPRDQVLYQGLQKLLVVLMVILTGLPMVFAGGFLPAQSSLQLGGLALEGTQVQLLMFAQILVGGVLILYMDEVVSKWGVGSGIGLFIIAGVSQRLVTGLVQPAQGGFFFDWYRILTGQVDVGSLVSAAGLQTLLINEGHIIALVTTLLIFGIVVYAESVRVEIPLSHARVKGARGRFPVKLIYASVLPMILVRAVQANVQFMGQILNRQWGGMPTWLGTYSQGQPDGGLFYYLAPIYSPQDWMWWTANVSQNAWQVLIRIGIDVTFMVVGGAIFAIFWVETTDMGPESTAKQIQNSGMQIPGFRQNVGVIEKVMERYIPQVTVIGGALVGLLAVWANMLGTIGNVSGTGLLLAVSITYKLYEEIAEEQLMEMHPMMRQMFGNE, encoded by the coding sequence ATGGGATGGAAGGAAGCCGCTGAACCGGTCCTAACGCGGATGCCAGCAGTGCGCCGTCCGGAGGGGCACGTCCCCTTCAAGCGCAAGCTGATGTGGACGGCCGGCATCCTCATGTTGTATTTCTTCCTGACGAACGTCACGCTGCTCGGTCTGCAGTCCGGCGGGGCAAACGACCTCTTCGGCGAGTTCCGCGCGATCCTCGCGGGCTCGCAGGGGTCGGTGCTGCAGGTCGGTATCGGCCCGATCGTCACCGCGAGCATCGTCTTACAGCTGCTCGGCGGGGCGAACCTGCTCGGACTCGACACCGACGATCCGCGGGACCAGGTCCTCTATCAGGGACTCCAGAAGCTGCTGGTGGTCCTGATGGTGATCCTGACCGGGCTGCCGATGGTGTTCGCCGGCGGCTTCCTGCCAGCCCAGTCGTCGCTCCAACTCGGCGGCCTCGCCCTCGAGGGAACACAGGTTCAGCTCCTGATGTTCGCTCAGATCCTCGTCGGCGGGGTTCTCATCCTCTACATGGACGAGGTCGTCAGCAAGTGGGGCGTCGGGAGCGGGATCGGCCTGTTCATCATCGCCGGCGTGAGCCAGCGACTGGTCACCGGTCTCGTCCAGCCCGCACAGGGCGGGTTCTTTTTCGACTGGTACCGTATCCTGACCGGACAGGTCGACGTCGGATCGCTCGTCTCGGCGGCCGGTCTGCAGACGCTGCTGATCAACGAGGGCCACATCATCGCCCTGGTGACGACGCTGCTGATCTTCGGGATCGTCGTCTACGCGGAGTCGGTCCGCGTCGAGATCCCGCTGAGCCACGCCCGCGTCAAGGGCGCTCGCGGTCGCTTCCCCGTGAAGCTCATCTACGCGAGCGTCCTGCCGATGATCCTCGTCCGCGCCGTACAGGCGAACGTCCAGTTCATGGGCCAGATCCTCAACCGGCAGTGGGGCGGGATGCCCACCTGGCTCGGGACCTACTCGCAGGGCCAGCCCGACGGCGGGCTGTTCTACTATCTGGCACCGATCTACTCGCCTCAGGACTGGATGTGGTGGACGGCCAACGTCTCCCAGAACGCGTGGCAGGTGCTGATCCGGATCGGCATCGACGTCACCTTCATGGTCGTCGGCGGTGCGATCTTCGCCATCTTCTGGGTCGAGACGACCGACATGGGGCCCGAGTCGACGGCGAAGCAGATCCAGAACTCCGGGATGCAGATCCCCGGCTTCCGACAGAACGTCGGCGTCATCGAGAAGGTCATGGAACGGTACATTCCGCAGGTGACCGTCATCGGCGGTGCGCTGGTCGGCCTGCTGGCCGTCTGGGCGAACATGCTTGGCACTATCGGTAACGTCTCCGGGACGGGGCTGCTGCTTGCGGTCTCGATCACGTACAAGCTGTACGAGGAGATCGCCGAGGAACAGCTCATGGAGATGCATCCGATGATGCGCCAGATGTTTGGCAACGAGTAA
- a CDS encoding cytochrome C oxidase subunit IV family protein has product MASLRTYSLIYVALLLLATGKFAFFHFPEIFSEQVAIAGTMVLAVIKVSLIAGYFQHLKDEPRSITYMMLTAAFMVVLLTLAAGYSIQ; this is encoded by the coding sequence ATGGCGAGCCTTCGGACGTACAGCCTGATTTACGTGGCACTGCTACTGCTGGCTACAGGGAAGTTCGCCTTCTTCCACTTCCCCGAGATCTTTAGCGAACAGGTTGCGATCGCCGGGACGATGGTGTTGGCGGTCATCAAGGTCTCGCTGATCGCCGGCTACTTCCAACACCTGAAAGACGAGCCCCGCTCGATCACCTACATGATGCTCACCGCGGCGTTCATGGTCGTCCTGCTGACCCTCGCCGCCGGGTACTCGATTCAGTAA